The genomic stretch CCTTTCTGTCCGGGTTTGCGACAATCCGGCCGAGGTGCTCCAGTTCACCCTGGTTGTATGCCATGAGCAGGAACTTGTTGCGGGCGTGGAATGCCTGGAGGTCGCGGATCCGCTCCGACGTTTGCACCTGCCTGAACTCCGCCAGAGTGAAGAGGCGGGTGAGGAAATATTCCCGGATCTGCCGGTTCCGCAGTCTCCCCTCGTCTTCGATCGGCATGTCGGGAAATCTGGAGAATACTGCCTCTGCAAAGAGTCCTCTGCCTTTTTCCGCCACCTGTGCAGTTTCTGGTGAGCGGTATATCCGCACGTCCTTGGTCCCGCAGGAGGGGGAGCGGGACTTCAGGATAAAGCCGTCGATATCACCGATGGCGTCGAGGTATCTGTCTGAGAACGCCCTCATCCTCTCCGTGACATCCATCCCGCTCTCAGGCTGGACAAGACGCACCCCCTCGCCGGATGCGACGAGTCTCACCGGTTTCCTCGGAACGCCCAGCCCGATCTCCACCTCCGGGCAGACGGGGACGAATTCGGCATACCCCTTGAGCGCCCGGACCACATTGCTGCCGATCATGTCGCCGTTCCAGCGGCAGTGGTCGAACTCGACGCACCTGCTCGCTACAATCCTGGGGCGCTGGAAGATCCGGATCATATACGGCGCACTGGCGCCCCCCCATATTATAGATTTTCCATCACCCCCTCCGCGCACCGTCAGGCTTATCTCTGTGAGATCCTCTCCTGTGCTCATGGTGCCGCCCGACGCCCCGTCCATCCCGGCCCTTATCAGGATGGCCAGGCTTCCGTTTCTCCCTGGCGGTATACTCCTGTTTTTCTTCGGGGTGCTGTGTGCGGCCTGGAACGGGGCGGCAGTCCAGATCGATCTCCTTCTCCTTCCCCTTCTCGTCCTGCTTACCGGTCAGGCATCGGTCTCCTTCTCCAACGATTATTTCGACCGGCAGAGCGATAGGAAGGGGATGCAGACCCCCCTCTCAGGCGGGAGCGGGGTGCTGCTCGTGCGCCCCGACCTTGCCGGAGCGGCCCGCCGGATCGCCCTGCTCCTCATCGCCGTCTCGGTTCTCTCGGCCGCTGTGTGCGTGGTGTTCACCGCCATCCCGCCGGTATTCTTCCCGTTTGCGGTTGCCGGTGCCCTTACCGGATGGTATTACACGGCCCCGCCCCTCTCCCTCGCCTACCGGGGTATGGGCGAGGCGGCGACGATGACGGCCTTCGGACTGTTCATGCCCGGTGCCGGATACATCGCCGCTGCCGGGGAGTTGAACGCCGGTTTTGCCGTGATAATGCTGCCACTCCTCTGTCTGGGTCTATTTTTTATCCTGACGGTGGAACTCCCGGACCTGGAATGCGATCGCGCCGTCGAAAAATGGACATATGTTGCACGGAACGGCAGAAAAAATGCGTATCGACTGATCGCATCCACTGCAGCCGCAGGATCCGGGCTGTTTCTGGCAGGGGCGGCGGTATCCCTCATCTATCCGGCCATTGCGGCGGCATCCCTCCTGCCGCTTGCGGTGGGCATCGCCGGTCTCCGTTCCCCTGACCACCGGGGGAATGCGATCGCCGCCGCCAAACTGAATATGGCCGCTCTCAAGGCGTTTCTGCTTCTCTCCTGTATCGCCCTCGCCGTCTCACTCCTCTGACTCCCCCTGCCAGAGCCCGAACCGGTTGCCCTCCGTATCCTCACAGACTGCCAGCCAGCCCATGCCCGGCACGGCAGTCCTTCCGGTCAGCACCCTCCCGCCGAGATCCCTGATCCGCTCCAGATAGTCATCGATCGACAGCACGTCGATATAGAGCATCATGCACTGACCCGCCTCCTCCCGCCTGAAGAGGTCGCCGCCGATGCCGCCGCCGGCAGAAATCGCCCAGAAATCCTTCTTGAATGGCACCGGAAAGGGCTCGATCTTCCAGCCGAAGAGTTCACGGTAAAAATTGCCTGCCCTCCCGGTATCGTCGGCGGGCACCTCGAACCATGTCACATGGGGCATGGTGCGGTGTAACCCGTTACCCGATAAAGGGGTTTTCCCTCATTTCCCCTTCCTGAAATACTGGAAGAGGCGGATGTCGCCGGGCATGGTTCGCCCCTTCGGGAAGGTGCCTTCGGCCGATTGCCTGATATCCTCCACTGAGTAGAAGGCCTTTGGCGAGATCTCCCTGACCTTCCGGATCACGTCCGGGACATTCCGCCGCCGCACGACGGTGAAGAGCACC from Methanofollis fontis encodes the following:
- a CDS encoding YbgA family protein, encoding MIRIFQRPRIVASRCVEFDHCRWNGDMIGSNVVRALKGYAEFVPVCPEVEIGLGVPRKPVRLVASGEGVRLVQPESGMDVTERMRAFSDRYLDAIGDIDGFILKSRSPSCGTKDVRIYRSPETAQVAEKGRGLFAEAVFSRFPDMPIEDEGRLRNRQIREYFLTRLFTLAEFRQVQTSERIRDLQAFHARNKFLLMAYNQGELEHLGRIVANPDRKAFAEVVQDYRAHLIAALHHPPRYTATINALMHAFGHFSDELTPDEKTLFLDTLERYRQDRVTICPNLTILRSWIARFGDEYLGEQTFFTPFPPDLVEVAPDLSHEGREYREVAPEG
- a CDS encoding prenyltransferase, encoding MVPPDAPSIPALIRMARLPFLPGGILLFFFGVLCAAWNGAAVQIDLLLLPLLVLLTGQASVSFSNDYFDRQSDRKGMQTPLSGGSGVLLVRPDLAGAARRIALLLIAVSVLSAAVCVVFTAIPPVFFPFAVAGALTGWYYTAPPLSLAYRGMGEAATMTAFGLFMPGAGYIAAAGELNAGFAVIMLPLLCLGLFFILTVELPDLECDRAVEKWTYVARNGRKNAYRLIASTAAAGSGLFLAGAAVSLIYPAIAAASLLPLAVGIAGLRSPDHRGNAIAAAKLNMAALKAFLLLSCIALAVSLL
- a CDS encoding VOC family protein — protein: MPHVTWFEVPADDTGRAGNFYRELFGWKIEPFPVPFKKDFWAISAGGGIGGDLFRREEAGQCMMLYIDVLSIDDYLERIRDLGGRVLTGRTAVPGMGWLAVCEDTEGNRFGLWQGESEE